The window ATGGTCACGAGACCGGACACACCGCCGTATTCGTCCACGACGATGGCCATGTGATTGCGGGTGGATCGGAAATCGCGCAAGAGCACGTCCAGGCGCTTGCTCTCGGGAATGAACACGGCCGGACGCAGCATGTCGTCCAGACTGAAGCTGGTGCCCGCCTCCTTGTTCATGAAGTACTGCAGCAGGTCCTTGGCCAGCAAGATGCCGACGACCTTGTCCTTGTCGCCGTCCACCATGGGATAGCGCGAATGGGCCTCTTCCACGACCAGGGGCAGGTATTCCTCGGGGGACTGGTTCTTGTCCACCACCGCCATCTGCGCGCGCGGAATCATGATGTCGCGGACCTGCATTTCTGAAACCTGGAGGACGCCTTCGATCATATCGAGTGCATCGCGCTTGAGCAGGTCGTGTTCCTGCGCTTCGCGCAGGATGTCAATCAGTTCGCGCCGTGTGGAGGGCTCGCGCAGGAAGGCCTGACTCAGGCGATCCAGGAGGGAACGTGATGGCGCTCCATTTTCGCCATCACGGCGACTAGGGTGTTCGTCGGTTTTCGAGTTCATGGTTCGGATGATTATAAGGGAATTCGATCAGCCGCGGGCATAGGGAGCGGGAAATCCGAGTCCGGTGAGGATTTCGGTTTCCGCCGCTTCCATCCGCTCGGCGTCGGCTTCGTTTTCGTGGGCGTAT is drawn from Acidiferrobacteraceae bacterium and contains these coding sequences:
- a CDS encoding transporter associated domain-containing protein encodes the protein MNSKTDEHPSRRDGENGAPSRSLLDRLSQAFLREPSTRRELIDILREAQEHDLLKRDALDMIEGVLQVSEMQVRDIMIPRAQMAVVDKNQSPEEYLPLVVEEAHSRYPMVDGDKDKVVGILLAKDLLQYFMNKEAGTSFSLDDMLRPAVFIPESKRLDVLLRDFRSTRNHMAIVVDEYGGVSGLVTIEDVLEQIVGEIEDEHDIDEDEIMITPRGDGRYVVKALIPLDEFNEHFGTHFQSDEVDTLGGVLITHLEHVPRRGEKAVLDDLEFRVLRADSRRVHLLEVSRVDQATAAESSE